GACGGTGTGCTATTCGATTTGGGCGTGTCATCACCTCAATTGGACGATGCAGAGCGCGGCTTTAGCTTTATGAAAGATGGCCCGTTGGATATGCGTATGGACCCAACTTCAGGTATTCCAGTTTCACAATGGCTAATGGAAGCTGACCTTGACGATATTACATGGGTTATTCGCGAGTTCGGTGAAGATAAGCATGCGCGTCGTATTGCGAAAGCGATTGTGGCCTACCGTGAAAATGAAGAGAACGAACCACTGACTCGCACGGGTCAATTGGCGAAATTGATTTCGGATGCGGCACCAAAGAGTTTTAAAGAGAAAAAACACCCTGCAACACGTGCATTCCAAGCTTTCCGTATTTACATCAACAGTGAACTTGAAGAGATTGATACCGCATTGAAAGGTGCTGCAAGTATTCTTGCTCCAGAAGGTCGTTTATCTGTGATCAGCTTCCATTCACTAGAAGATCGCATGGTAAAACGCTTTATTCGTAAAGAGAGCAAAGGCCCTGAAGTGCCGCACGGTATTCCTCTGACTCAAGAGCAAATTGCAGCACTGGGTAGTGCCAATCTAAAAGCTGTGGGTAAAGCGATTAAGCCAAGCAAAGAAGAGATCGAGTATAACGCTCGTTCACGCAGTTCGGTTCTACGTATCGCAGAAAAGCTGTAAGTTATTATGAATAAAACCACCCCGAACCTTGCCAAAATTATAGGCTTAGATTTAATCACCGTGGGACGCGGTTCTTTAATTCTACTTGTGCTAATTTTTGCCAGTGCAATGGCGGTGGTTTTTACTACCCATCAGACTCGCTCCGCTATTACCGAAAAAGATCACGCGCTAACGGAGCGTGAGCGTCTTGATGATGAATGGCGAAATTTATTGCTTGAAGAAACCGCTCTGGCAGAACATAGCCGTGTTCAGTCAATCGCTAAGCAAGAGTTGGATATGAAGCGTCCAGATTCAGATAAAGAAGTGGTGATTGATTTACCATGAAACTGAGTAAAAAAAGTAAATCAGCTCCGAAACCTACCTCAAAACCTGCCAAAGAAGCCGTGGCTGTTGAACCGCCACAGCTGATTCGTTGGCGATTCTATTTAGTCCTTCTGTTTGTATTTGCCATATTTGCAGCACTCGTTGCGCGTATTGGTTATCTGCAAATCATCGAACCAGATAATTTAATCAAGCAAGGTGACATGCGCTCGATTCGCGCACAAACGCTTTATTCTGCGCGCGGAATTATCTCAGATCGCAATGGTGAACCTCTAGCCGTTAGTGTACCGGTAGAAGCGGTATGGGCCGATCCTGCAACCATCTTTAAACAAGATGAGGGGCTGGGGGATATTGACCGTTGGCATGCGCTGGCCGATGTACTTGGCCTTGATCGTCAAGAGATGATTGCGAAAATCAAAAAGAATAAATCTCGTCGTTTTATCTATCTACAACGCCAAGTAAGCCCGGCTATGGCGAACTATATTCGCGAACTTAAGCTTGCTGGTATCGGTTTGAAACAAGAATCTCGACGTTACTATCCAGCAGGTGAAGTGAGTGCCCATTTAGTTGGGGTGACAGGGATTGATGGCAACGGTCTAGAAGGTGTTGAGCGCACATTTAATAGTGAGCTAGCTGGGGAATCAGGTAAGCGCGTGATTCGTAAAGACCGTTATGGACGCGTGGTTGAAAATATCTCGCTGCAAGAGCGTGAGGAAGGCAAAGCGTTAGTATTGACGGTTGACCAACGTTTACAAGCCATTGCCTATCGAGCAATTAAGCAAGCTGTGGCTGACTATCGTGCGACTTCTGGTTCTGCTGTTGTGTTGGATGTAAAAACTGGCGCCGTATTAGCGATGGTGAATGCACCGTCCTATAACCCAAATAACCGTGCTGATTTGCAATCGGCAAAAATGCGCAACCGTGTGATCACCGATGCTTTTGAGCCCGGCTCAACGGTGAAACCATTTGTCGTTCTGGCAGCGCTTCAAGACGGCGTAGCGAATAAAGATACGGTGATTGATACCGGTAACGGCATCATGCAAATCGGCGGCAGTCGCGTTCGTGATACGTCTAAAGTGGGCAAGGCTGACTTAACCACCATTTTGAAAAAATCCAGTAATATCGGTGTCGCCAAACTTGCGCTGAAGATGCCACTTGATGATTTGCTTAGCATGTATAGCGCGGTGGGTTTTGGCCAAACTTCCGGTATGAGTTTGATTGGTGAGACTGAGGGTATTTTCCCGAACCGTCGTCGTTGGTCGCAATTTGAAATTGCCACTCTCGCTTTTGGCTATGGTTTGACCATTACGCCTTTGCAGTTGGCGCATGCCTACGCCACGCTTGGTAATTACGGTAAATATCAACCGGTACATTTGATCGAAAGTAATCAGCAAGATCTGTCTCGCCAAGTGTTTGATGAAAAATACGCACGTATGGTGCTCGCGATGCTGGAAACCGTGACGCAAAAAGGCGGTACGGCGACGAAAGCCGCGGTACCTGGTTACCGAGTAGCAGCAAAAACGGGTACTTCACGTAAAGCCATTGCTGGTGGTTATGGCGACGAATATTTTGCCTATACAGCCGGTGTCGCGCCTGCCAGTGATCCCCGCGTTGCTTTAGTCGTTGTAGTCAATGAACCGCAAGGTGATAACTACTACGGTGGTTCGGTTGCCGGGCCCGTATTTGCAGAGATCATGAAAGGGACGCTTCAGATTCTGAATATTGCCCCTGATGAAAACAAATTTAAGCAGGAATAGAGTGAGACCTTATTAATGTCGTCAAGCCTCACAGTGAAACAACTTCTTGCGCCATGGCTCAATTTGGAATCGCCATATGCGCAAACCTCCATTACTCAACTTGAGTTAGACAGTCGCCGTGTAGCGACTGGTGTGACTTTTGTCGCGATTAACGGCCACGCGGTCGATGGACGCAAGTTTATCTCATCGGCAATCGCTCAAGGGGCCAATCTGGTTATTGCAGAAGCTTGTGAGCAAAAAGTTCACGGCAGTTTAGAAATGGATAGTGGTGTTGCGATTATCTATCTCGATGATCTTGCAAACATTCTTTCATCCTTGGCGGGCAGACTGTATGCACACCACAATAACCAGTTGATCGGCGTAACAGGCACTAATGGTAAAACCACCATCACCCAACTAATCGCGCAATGGCTAGAGTTGATCGGCCAGCGAGCGGCAGTCATGGGCACGACAGGCAACGGTTTTCTTACTGATCTGCAGCCAGCAGCGAATACCACAGGTAATGCGATAGAAGTTCAGCACACTATTGCTGATCTCGCAGCACAAGGTGCGCAATACACGGCGCTTGAGGTTTCTTCTCATGGTCTAGTGCAAGGGCGAGTTAAGGCTCTGCC
Above is a window of Vibrio taketomensis DNA encoding:
- the rsmH gene encoding 16S rRNA (cytosine(1402)-N(4))-methyltransferase RsmH, which produces MTEAFKHISVLLNESIDGLAIKPDGTYIDGTFGRGGHSRTILSKLGENGRLFSIDRDPQAIEEAKKIDDPRFTIVHGPFSGIATYAERYDLVGKVDGVLFDLGVSSPQLDDAERGFSFMKDGPLDMRMDPTSGIPVSQWLMEADLDDITWVIREFGEDKHARRIAKAIVAYRENEENEPLTRTGQLAKLISDAAPKSFKEKKHPATRAFQAFRIYINSELEEIDTALKGAASILAPEGRLSVISFHSLEDRMVKRFIRKESKGPEVPHGIPLTQEQIAALGSANLKAVGKAIKPSKEEIEYNARSRSSVLRIAEKL
- the ftsL gene encoding cell division protein FtsL; translated protein: MNKTTPNLAKIIGLDLITVGRGSLILLVLIFASAMAVVFTTHQTRSAITEKDHALTERERLDDEWRNLLLEETALAEHSRVQSIAKQELDMKRPDSDKEVVIDLP
- a CDS encoding penicillin-binding transpeptidase domain-containing protein gives rise to the protein MKLSKKSKSAPKPTSKPAKEAVAVEPPQLIRWRFYLVLLFVFAIFAALVARIGYLQIIEPDNLIKQGDMRSIRAQTLYSARGIISDRNGEPLAVSVPVEAVWADPATIFKQDEGLGDIDRWHALADVLGLDRQEMIAKIKKNKSRRFIYLQRQVSPAMANYIRELKLAGIGLKQESRRYYPAGEVSAHLVGVTGIDGNGLEGVERTFNSELAGESGKRVIRKDRYGRVVENISLQEREEGKALVLTVDQRLQAIAYRAIKQAVADYRATSGSAVVLDVKTGAVLAMVNAPSYNPNNRADLQSAKMRNRVITDAFEPGSTVKPFVVLAALQDGVANKDTVIDTGNGIMQIGGSRVRDTSKVGKADLTTILKKSSNIGVAKLALKMPLDDLLSMYSAVGFGQTSGMSLIGETEGIFPNRRRWSQFEIATLAFGYGLTITPLQLAHAYATLGNYGKYQPVHLIESNQQDLSRQVFDEKYARMVLAMLETVTQKGGTATKAAVPGYRVAAKTGTSRKAIAGGYGDEYFAYTAGVAPASDPRVALVVVVNEPQGDNYYGGSVAGPVFAEIMKGTLQILNIAPDENKFKQE